Proteins encoded by one window of Porphyrobacter sp. YT40:
- the rplI gene encoding 50S ribosomal protein L9 yields the protein MDIILLERIEKLGSIGDVVTVKDGYARNFLLPQKKALRANEANKKVFEANRERLEKENAERRTDAEKQGEKVAGAEVVLIRAASNAGQLYGSVSVRDIVAGLADQGHQIDKRMVIMGSPIKAIGMHDVTIALHPEVRVTVKANVARSDDEAKLQSEGVDVLAQMFEDEQRAIEEQADATRIETGLEPGEIPAELMEDGDDA from the coding sequence ATGGATATCATTCTCCTTGAGCGCATCGAAAAGCTCGGCTCGATCGGTGACGTCGTCACCGTGAAGGATGGCTATGCGCGCAACTTCCTGCTCCCGCAGAAGAAGGCCCTTCGCGCCAACGAAGCCAACAAGAAGGTCTTCGAAGCCAACCGCGAACGCCTCGAAAAGGAAAACGCCGAACGCCGCACCGATGCTGAAAAGCAGGGTGAAAAGGTGGCAGGCGCCGAAGTGGTGCTGATCCGCGCCGCCTCGAACGCCGGTCAGCTCTACGGTTCGGTCAGCGTGCGCGACATCGTTGCCGGGCTTGCCGATCAGGGCCACCAGATCGACAAGCGCATGGTCATCATGGGCTCGCCGATCAAGGCGATCGGGATGCACGATGTCACCATCGCCCTGCACCCCGAAGTGCGCGTGACGGTGAAGGCCAATGTCGCCCGTTCGGACGACGAAGCCAAGCTGCAGAGCGAAGGCGTCGACGTGCTCGCGCAGATGTTCGAAGACGAACAGCGCGCGATCGAGGAGCAGGCCGATGCGACCCGCATCGAGACCGGTCTCGAGCCCGGCGAAATCCCGGCCGAACTGATGGAAGACGGCGACGACGCCTGA
- the rpsR gene encoding 30S ribosomal protein S18 has translation MARPFFRRRKSCPFAAKDAPKIDYKDMRLLQGFMSERGKIVPSRITAVSAKKQRELAQAIKRARQIGLLPFIVK, from the coding sequence ATGGCCCGCCCGTTTTTCCGCCGCCGCAAGTCCTGCCCGTTCGCGGCCAAGGATGCCCCCAAGATCGATTACAAGGACATGCGCCTGCTGCAGGGCTTCATGTCCGAGCGTGGCAAGATCGTGCCGTCGCGCATCACCGCCGTTTCGGCGAAGAAGCAGCGTGAACTGGCCCAGGCGATCAAGCGCGCGCGCCAGATCGGCCTGCTGCCCTTCATCGTGAAGTAA
- the rimK gene encoding 30S ribosomal protein S6--L-glutamate ligase, with product MKIAMLARNANLYSHQRLKEAAEARGHSLDILNTLRCTVHIASHRPQVFYNGAPIENYDAVIPRIGASITNYGLAILRQFEMRGIWSLNESVAIGRSRDKLRSLQILAKHGLGLPLTAYANDPKQAEEIIRAVKGPPVVIKLIEGTQGIGVVLAETMSSAKSVIEAFRGANVNILVQEFIKEAGGTDIRALVVGGKVVAAMQRTGAPDEFRSNLHRGGSAKVIKITPEERSTAVRAAKRMGLNVCGVDMLRSNHGPVIMEVNSSPGLEGIESATGKDVAGLIVDFIVANARGGATKTKGQG from the coding sequence ATGAAAATCGCGATGCTGGCGCGCAACGCCAATCTCTATTCGCACCAGCGCCTGAAAGAGGCGGCCGAGGCGCGCGGCCATAGCCTCGACATCCTCAACACGCTGCGCTGCACGGTGCACATTGCCAGCCACCGGCCGCAAGTGTTCTACAATGGCGCGCCGATCGAGAATTACGACGCGGTGATTCCGCGCATCGGGGCCTCGATCACCAATTATGGCCTCGCGATCCTCCGCCAGTTCGAGATGCGCGGGATTTGGTCACTGAACGAGAGCGTCGCCATCGGCCGCAGCCGCGACAAGCTGCGCAGCTTGCAGATCCTCGCCAAGCACGGGCTAGGACTGCCACTGACAGCCTACGCCAACGACCCCAAACAGGCCGAGGAGATCATCCGCGCGGTCAAGGGCCCGCCGGTGGTGATCAAGCTGATCGAGGGCACGCAGGGCATCGGTGTGGTGCTGGCCGAAACGATGAGCAGCGCGAAATCGGTGATCGAGGCGTTTCGCGGGGCCAACGTCAACATTCTGGTGCAGGAATTCATCAAGGAAGCCGGCGGCACCGATATTCGCGCGCTGGTGGTGGGCGGCAAGGTGGTCGCCGCGATGCAGCGCACCGGCGCGCCGGACGAGTTCCGCTCCAACCTCCACCGCGGCGGCAGCGCAAAGGTGATCAAGATCACCCCCGAAGAACGCTCGACCGCAGTGCGCGCGGCCAAGCGCATGGGGCTGAACGTGTGCGGGGTCGACATGCTGCGGAGCAATCACGGCCCCGTCATCATGGAGGTCAATTCCTCGCCCGGCCTCGAAGGCATCGAAAGCGCGACTGGCAAGGATGTGGCGGGCCTGATCGTCGATTTCATCGTCGCCAATGCCAGGGGCGGGGCGACCAAGACCAAGGGGCAGGGATAG
- a CDS encoding AMP nucleosidase, translating to MIDIPAILDALQQHYDEAVRALRDDVIAFGRDGTVPPQRKREDGSYAYPQITLRYAGIGAPHDRSRAFGRLEMPGTYTTTITRPDLFAHYLTEQLTLIGSAYEVEVTVERSRQEIPFPYVLDGEAGAAMVGISPQEIAAHFPSTDLALIGDELADGIEFAEDQDMPLSLFDGLRTDYSLARLKHYTGSEVSDFQDFILFTNYHRYVDEFVNWGAAQIGQDGYVALTGAAGLDIREPTAHAQDQLNDTAWRRHQMPAYHLIREDGRGITLVNIGVGPSNAKTICDHLAVLRPHAWLMIGHCGGLRSTQKIGDFVLAHAYLRDDHVLDPVLPPEVPIPPIAEVQQAMATAAEEVAGVQGANLKQRMRTGTVVTTDDRNWELRYSSSAKRFSQSRAIAIDMESATIATQGYRFRVPYGTLLCVSDKPLHGEIKLPGQANKFYEEAIAAHLQMGIVACAMLRDEGDRLHSRKLRAFNEPPFR from the coding sequence ATGATCGACATTCCCGCCATTCTTGATGCCCTCCAGCAGCACTATGACGAAGCGGTGCGCGCCTTGCGCGACGATGTGATCGCCTTCGGGCGCGACGGCACGGTGCCCCCGCAGCGCAAGCGCGAGGACGGCAGCTACGCCTATCCGCAGATCACCTTGCGCTATGCCGGAATCGGCGCGCCGCACGATCGCAGCCGTGCCTTCGGGCGGCTCGAAATGCCGGGCACCTACACCACCACCATCACCCGTCCCGATCTTTTCGCGCATTACCTGACCGAACAGCTGACCCTGATCGGCAGCGCCTACGAGGTCGAGGTCACGGTAGAGCGCTCGCGGCAGGAAATCCCCTTCCCCTATGTGCTCGATGGCGAGGCCGGGGCGGCGATGGTCGGCATTTCGCCGCAGGAAATCGCCGCGCACTTCCCCTCGACCGACCTCGCGCTGATCGGAGACGAACTGGCCGACGGGATCGAGTTCGCCGAAGATCAGGACATGCCGCTGTCGCTGTTCGATGGCCTGCGCACCGATTACTCGCTCGCCCGGCTCAAGCATTACACCGGCAGCGAAGTGAGCGATTTTCAGGACTTCATCCTGTTCACCAACTATCACCGCTATGTCGATGAATTCGTGAACTGGGGTGCGGCGCAGATCGGGCAGGACGGCTATGTCGCCCTGACCGGTGCGGCGGGGCTCGACATCCGTGAGCCGACCGCCCACGCGCAGGATCAGCTCAACGACACCGCATGGCGCCGCCATCAGATGCCGGCCTATCACCTCATCCGCGAGGACGGGCGCGGGATCACGCTGGTCAATATCGGCGTCGGCCCCTCCAACGCCAAGACCATCTGCGATCACCTCGCGGTGCTACGCCCCCATGCTTGGCTGATGATCGGCCACTGCGGCGGGCTGCGCTCGACCCAGAAGATCGGTGACTTCGTGCTCGCCCACGCTTACCTGCGCGACGATCACGTGCTTGATCCGGTGCTGCCGCCCGAAGTGCCGATCCCGCCGATTGCCGAAGTGCAGCAGGCGATGGCCACCGCGGCCGAGGAAGTTGCGGGCGTGCAGGGTGCCAACCTCAAGCAGCGGATGCGCACCGGCACGGTCGTCACCACCGACGATCGCAACTGGGAGCTGCGCTATTCCTCCTCGGCCAAGCGCTTCTCGCAAAGCCGCGCGATCGCGATCGACATGGAGAGCGCCACGATTGCAACGCAAGGCTACCGCTTCCGGGTGCCTTACGGGACGCTGCTGTGCGTGTCGGACAAGCCGCTCCACGGAGAGATCAAGCTGCCGGGGCAGGCGAACAAGTTCTACGAAGAGGCCATCGCCGCGCACCTGCAGATGGGCATCGTTGCCTGCGCGATGCTGCGCGACGAGGGCGACCGGCTCCACTCGCGGAAACTGCGCGCCTTTAACGAGCCGCCGTTCCGGTAA
- a CDS encoding class I adenylate-forming enzyme family protein → MHPRDFSLDTLLANCAQRHAHRLATVDGTQRLTWSELDARVASLARWMLSRGIAPGDRIALLLTDGAPFLTVLLAAGRIGAIAVLLNWRLAPAELAWICGDAEPAMTFVNPRFRDLLAGAQAGEVHEVDEAHAGDGLFESLVSDCRVSARSLEALALVPERPLYMMYTSGTTGRPKGCLQAGSAVAASGLGFAQHRGFRHDEVLLSVNPLFHVVGMQQVAAMLACGGTSVFAGRDDDSAAILDLLHREGCTTTSAFPTICFPWAAMEPVRGGRMPLTNYTGGAGMGRPQMYEFIERDWDARVVGGYGQTEICGFATFIDYPQMLEAPRSIGWTLPHVQMTVLDPEGNHLPPGEEGELALRGPSVMLGYWRNPEASEAALGHGWLRTGDLGTMDASGRGYLLGRAKELIKTGGENVYPAEVDAVFAAMPEVADAGCCGVPDRQWGEAVKAFVVLKPGHSLTREEITQRFKGQIAGYKRPRYIEFVDRLPRDPIGKLLRRELSVRPVSPDQAAD, encoded by the coding sequence ATGCACCCGCGCGATTTCAGCCTCGACACACTGCTCGCGAACTGCGCGCAGCGCCACGCGCACCGGCTGGCAACCGTTGACGGCACGCAGCGCCTCACCTGGTCCGAGCTCGATGCCCGCGTCGCCAGCCTTGCCCGGTGGATGCTGTCGCGCGGGATTGCGCCGGGAGATCGCATCGCTCTGCTGCTGACCGACGGTGCGCCGTTCCTGACGGTGCTGCTGGCGGCGGGGCGGATCGGGGCGATTGCGGTGCTGCTCAACTGGCGGCTGGCACCGGCAGAACTGGCGTGGATCTGCGGCGATGCCGAGCCTGCCATGACTTTCGTGAACCCGCGCTTCCGCGACCTGCTCGCCGGGGCGCAAGCGGGCGAAGTGCACGAGGTCGACGAGGCCCACGCCGGCGACGGCTTGTTCGAAAGCCTTGTCTCCGATTGCCGAGTGTCGGCCCGGTCGCTCGAAGCCCTTGCCCTCGTCCCCGAACGCCCGCTCTACATGATGTACACCAGCGGCACGACCGGCAGGCCCAAGGGCTGCCTGCAGGCGGGCAGCGCGGTCGCGGCGAGCGGGCTCGGCTTTGCCCAGCATCGCGGGTTCCGGCACGACGAGGTGCTGCTGTCGGTCAATCCGCTGTTCCATGTCGTCGGAATGCAGCAGGTCGCCGCCATGCTCGCCTGCGGGGGCACCAGCGTGTTTGCCGGGCGCGACGATGACAGTGCGGCGATCCTCGACCTGCTCCACCGCGAAGGCTGCACCACCACCAGCGCCTTTCCGACGATCTGCTTCCCGTGGGCCGCGATGGAGCCGGTGCGCGGTGGCCGGATGCCGCTCACCAACTACACCGGGGGTGCCGGGATGGGCCGCCCGCAGATGTACGAATTCATCGAGCGCGACTGGGACGCGCGTGTCGTCGGCGGCTATGGCCAGACCGAGATCTGCGGCTTTGCGACCTTCATCGACTATCCGCAGATGCTCGAAGCCCCGCGCTCGATCGGCTGGACGCTGCCTCATGTCCAGATGACCGTGCTCGACCCCGAGGGGAACCACCTGCCCCCGGGTGAGGAAGGAGAACTCGCCCTGCGGGGGCCATCGGTGATGCTCGGCTACTGGCGCAACCCCGAGGCGAGCGAGGCGGCGCTCGGCCATGGATGGCTCCGCACGGGCGACCTCGGCACAATGGACGCGAGCGGGCGCGGCTATTTGCTGGGGCGCGCCAAGGAGCTGATCAAGACCGGTGGGGAGAACGTCTATCCGGCCGAAGTCGACGCGGTGTTCGCCGCCATGCCCGAGGTCGCCGACGCGGGCTGCTGCGGCGTGCCCGACCGCCAATGGGGCGAGGCGGTCAAGGCTTTCGTAGTGCTTAAGCCCGGCCACAGCCTGACGCGCGAGGAAATCACGCAGCGCTTCAAGGGACAGATCGCCGGATACAAACGCCCGCGCTATATCGAATTCGTCGATCGGCTGCCGCGCGATCCGATCGGCAAGCTGCTGCGCCGCGAACTCTCGGTCCGGCCCGTCTCGCCCGATCAGGCGGCGGATTAG
- a CDS encoding DUF808 domain-containing protein has product MPSGLVALLDDISVIAKAASASIDDVAAAAGRAGSKTAGVVIDDAAVTPSYVTGLSPARELPIIWKITKGSLKNKLLFLLPGALLLSEFLPQAIIWILMLGGAFLCYEGAEKVMEKLGGAKHGETLEDEIRDPVAFENKRVGGAIRTDLILSAEIMAIALNEVATETLVTRGLVLALVAVVVTLVVYGAVGVIVKLDDIGLYLTEQASNAKQAFGRFLLRMVPKLLVALSLIGTVAMLWVGGGIIVHGTHEVGFHAIYDVVHGAEYAVKGAVGAAGGVLGWVTYAALSAVVGLILGSIIAFTLHKVLGVGGSEAH; this is encoded by the coding sequence ATGCCGTCAGGACTGGTTGCACTGCTCGATGACATCTCGGTGATCGCCAAGGCGGCCTCCGCCTCGATCGACGACGTCGCAGCCGCCGCGGGGCGCGCGGGGAGCAAGACCGCGGGCGTCGTGATCGACGATGCGGCGGTAACGCCCAGCTACGTCACCGGCCTGTCGCCTGCGCGCGAGCTGCCGATCATCTGGAAGATCACCAAGGGCAGCCTCAAGAACAAGCTCCTGTTCCTGCTGCCCGGCGCCTTGCTGCTCTCCGAGTTCCTGCCGCAGGCGATCATCTGGATCCTGATGCTGGGCGGGGCCTTCCTGTGCTACGAAGGCGCGGAAAAGGTGATGGAAAAGCTCGGCGGGGCCAAGCACGGCGAAACGCTGGAGGACGAAATCAGGGATCCCGTGGCCTTCGAGAACAAGCGGGTGGGCGGCGCGATCCGCACGGACCTTATCCTCTCGGCCGAGATCATGGCAATCGCGCTCAACGAAGTGGCCACCGAGACGCTGGTGACGCGCGGGCTGGTGCTCGCACTGGTTGCGGTGGTGGTGACGCTGGTCGTCTATGGCGCGGTGGGCGTCATCGTGAAGCTCGACGATATCGGGCTCTATCTCACCGAGCAGGCGAGCAATGCCAAGCAGGCCTTCGGTCGCTTCCTGCTGCGCATGGTGCCCAAGCTTCTGGTTGCGCTGTCGCTGATCGGCACGGTGGCGATGCTGTGGGTCGGCGGCGGGATCATCGTCCACGGCACGCACGAGGTGGGCTTCCACGCGATCTACGATGTCGTCCACGGCGCGGAATATGCCGTGAAGGGCGCAGTCGGCGCCGCCGGCGGCGTGCTGGGCTGGGTGACCTATGCTGCGCTTTCCGCGGTGGTCGGCCTGATCCTTGGCAGCATCATTGCCTTCACCTTACACAAAGTGCTGGGTGTGGGCGGCAGCGAGGCGCACTAG
- a CDS encoding Mur ligase family protein, with the protein MDNGIIAGSLAGRPLFFCGIGGSGMLPLAQIAHGLGHPVAGSDRSRDQGRTSEKFAWMEEAGFTLFPQDGSGVSSQEQVLIASAAIEDSVPEVARARDLGCARLSRAELLSHLFNAADFSVAVGGTSGKSTVTGMIAWILSEMGHDPTVMNGAVMKNFVTPANPFASARIGSRDLFVSEVDESDGSIALYRPTIGVLLNVSLDHKTIEELRVLFGNFVGKAGTAVINLDSAEAGYLVPRAQKKVTFGVRTRSANITVDPDSIDQSELGLRAAVIDNRKREVFPLILPMPGLHNLSNALAAIAAASAAGIAVGHAAYALRSFQGLARRFEVVGTTAGGITVIDDFGHNPEKCAATLRTLKATPGRVIAFFQPHGYGPLRQMGEELAATFARELAPDDVTLMCDPVYFGGTVDRSVGSERIVALIKGAGGSAEHIPAREDCADRIAALARPGDRIVVMGARDDTLTEFAQSLLPRLP; encoded by the coding sequence ATGGATAACGGGATCATCGCCGGGTCGCTCGCAGGGCGGCCGCTGTTCTTCTGCGGCATCGGCGGGTCCGGAATGCTGCCGCTGGCGCAGATCGCGCACGGCCTCGGCCACCCGGTCGCCGGGTCGGACCGCAGCCGCGATCAGGGCCGCACGTCCGAAAAATTCGCCTGGATGGAGGAGGCCGGCTTCACCCTGTTCCCGCAGGACGGCAGCGGCGTATCCTCGCAGGAGCAGGTGCTGATCGCATCGGCCGCGATCGAGGACAGCGTGCCCGAAGTCGCCCGCGCGCGCGACCTCGGATGCGCCCGCCTCAGCCGCGCCGAGCTGCTCTCGCACCTGTTCAACGCTGCCGACTTTTCGGTCGCTGTCGGCGGCACTTCGGGCAAATCCACCGTCACCGGGATGATCGCCTGGATCCTGAGCGAGATGGGTCATGATCCGACAGTGATGAACGGCGCGGTGATGAAGAACTTCGTCACGCCCGCCAACCCCTTCGCCTCGGCCCGGATCGGATCGCGCGATTTGTTCGTCAGCGAGGTCGACGAGAGCGACGGCTCGATCGCGCTCTATCGCCCGACCATCGGTGTGCTGCTCAACGTCAGCCTCGACCACAAGACCATCGAGGAATTGCGCGTGCTGTTCGGCAATTTCGTCGGCAAGGCCGGGACGGCGGTGATCAATCTCGACAGCGCGGAGGCCGGCTATCTCGTCCCGCGCGCGCAGAAAAAGGTGACCTTCGGGGTCAGGACGCGCTCGGCCAACATCACGGTGGACCCGGATTCGATCGACCAGAGCGAGTTGGGCCTGCGCGCGGCGGTGATCGACAATCGCAAGCGCGAGGTGTTTCCGCTGATCCTGCCGATGCCGGGGCTGCACAACCTCTCCAACGCGCTGGCGGCAATTGCGGCGGCGAGCGCGGCGGGGATCGCGGTGGGCCATGCCGCCTATGCCCTGCGCAGTTTCCAGGGGCTGGCGCGGCGCTTCGAAGTGGTCGGCACCACGGCTGGCGGCATCACGGTGATCGACGATTTCGGCCACAACCCCGAAAAATGCGCCGCCACGCTGCGCACGCTGAAGGCGACGCCCGGCCGGGTGATCGCGTTCTTCCAGCCCCACGGCTACGGCCCCTTGCGCCAGATGGGCGAAGAGCTCGCCGCAACCTTTGCGCGCGAGCTGGCGCCGGATGATGTGACGCTGATGTGCGACCCGGTCTATTTCGGCGGCACGGTGGATCGCTCGGTCGGCAGCGAAAGGATCGTCGCGCTGATCAAGGGTGCGGGCGGCAGCGCCGAGCACATCCCCGCGCGCGAGGATTGCGCCGACCGGATCGCCGCCCTCGCCCGCCCCGGCGACCGGATCGTGGTGATGGGCGCGCGCGACGACACGCTGACGGAGTTTGCGCAATCGCTTCTCCCCCGCCTCCCCTGA
- the rpsF gene encoding 30S ribosomal protein S6, with amino-acid sequence MALYEHVFLARQDLSQAQVDALAAQATEIIEANNGKVTKTETWGLKSLAYKIERNRKAHFVLLNIDAPGSVVAELERQTRINEDVIRYMTIRVDEHEEGPSVMMRKNERERKRRETREERD; translated from the coding sequence ATGGCGCTCTACGAGCACGTCTTTCTTGCGCGTCAGGATCTGAGCCAGGCTCAGGTTGACGCGCTGGCGGCGCAAGCCACCGAAATCATCGAAGCCAACAACGGCAAGGTCACCAAGACCGAAACCTGGGGCCTCAAGTCGCTCGCCTACAAGATCGAGCGCAACCGCAAGGCGCATTTCGTGCTGCTCAACATCGACGCCCCCGGCTCGGTCGTTGCCGAGCTCGAGCGCCAGACCCGCATCAACGAAGACGTCATCCGCTACATGACCATCCGCGTGGACGAGCACGAGGAAGGCCCGAGCGTGATGATGCGCAAGAACGAACGCGAGCGTAAGCGCCGCGAAACCCGTGAGGAGCGCGACTGA
- a CDS encoding glutathione S-transferase family protein, whose amino-acid sequence MTKPILYTCARSRGLRATWAAEEAGVDIDLRILPFPPRYLAPEYMGVNPLGTVPMLVDGETRLTESCAIAHYLATRSGTTDLAIAPGERDYGEYLDYTYHADATITFPQTVYMRFCLFEKDKGLEAAGEAYAKWFHKRLIKVEQRLEGREYLCAERFTVADICVGYALILAQSVGLDEGVPESLKAYRERLTARPAYARAVEREEAGRRALEA is encoded by the coding sequence ATGACAAAGCCGATCCTCTACACCTGCGCCCGTTCGCGCGGTCTGCGTGCGACCTGGGCGGCGGAGGAGGCGGGGGTCGATATCGACCTTCGCATCCTGCCGTTCCCACCGCGCTATCTCGCGCCCGAGTACATGGGCGTAAACCCGCTCGGCACCGTGCCGATGCTGGTCGATGGCGAGACCCGACTGACCGAAAGCTGCGCGATCGCGCACTACCTCGCCACGCGCAGCGGCACCACCGATCTTGCCATCGCGCCGGGCGAGCGGGACTATGGCGAATACCTCGACTATACCTACCACGCCGATGCGACGATCACCTTCCCGCAGACGGTCTATATGCGCTTCTGCCTGTTCGAGAAGGACAAGGGGCTGGAAGCGGCGGGTGAGGCCTATGCCAAGTGGTTCCATAAGCGGCTGATCAAGGTCGAGCAGCGGCTCGAAGGGCGCGAATATCTGTGCGCCGAGCGCTTCACTGTGGCCGACATCTGCGTCGGCTATGCACTGATTCTGGCCCAGAGCGTCGGGCTGGACGAGGGCGTGCCCGAAAGCCTCAAGGCCTATCGCGAGCGTCTGACCGCGCGGCCTGCTTACGCCCGCGCCGTGGAACGCGAGGAGGCCGGGCGCCGCGCGCTGGAGGCTTAG
- a CDS encoding RimK/LysX family protein: MVVGWRELVSLPELGLAGIPAKIDTGARTSSLHAHVLEDFLRGDERFVRFAVDWGGERHHCEAVHVDVRGITSSNGDTQRRFVIKTPLTIGNLTFRAEISLANRSQMQFPMLIGRTALRRRMVVDSGHSWLQSPANADKGPGRR, from the coding sequence ATGGTGGTGGGCTGGCGCGAGCTCGTCAGCCTGCCCGAGCTTGGCCTTGCGGGTATCCCCGCCAAGATCGACACCGGCGCGCGCACCTCCTCGCTCCATGCCCATGTGCTCGAGGATTTTCTGCGCGGCGACGAACGGTTCGTGCGCTTCGCCGTCGACTGGGGTGGGGAGCGCCACCATTGCGAGGCGGTGCATGTCGATGTGCGTGGCATCACCTCCTCGAACGGGGATACACAGCGGCGCTTTGTCATCAAGACGCCGCTGACTATCGGTAATCTCACCTTCCGGGCGGAGATCAGCCTTGCGAACCGATCCCAGATGCAATTCCCCATGCTCATCGGGCGCACCGCGCTCCGGCGGCGGATGGTGGTGGATAGTGGTCATTCGTGGCTGCAATCGCCTGCGAATGCGGATAAGGGGCCGGGCCGCCGGTAG
- a CDS encoding methyltransferase domain-containing protein, with the protein MAGYELTGERGLARIKRKVQRFFGPWGVFFQGFLEHPVMVGSIIPSSRFTIRKMLAPVDWGRCKLFVEYGPGVGTFCRPVLDRLPRDGTLIVIDTNPLFIDYLKRTIGDSRFIAVHGSAEDVEEIIRAHGHEQADYVLSGLPFSTLPDGVGPRIAAATARAVRPGGAFLTYQFSKSARHLTAQHFDRVDDGFELLNILPCRLAWGWKAEGQKVEA; encoded by the coding sequence ATGGCAGGTTACGAGCTTACCGGGGAACGCGGTCTGGCGCGCATCAAACGCAAGGTGCAGCGGTTTTTCGGCCCCTGGGGCGTTTTCTTTCAAGGCTTTCTCGAACACCCGGTGATGGTCGGCTCGATCATCCCCTCCTCGCGCTTCACGATCCGCAAGATGCTCGCACCGGTCGATTGGGGTCGCTGCAAGCTCTTCGTCGAATACGGGCCGGGCGTGGGCACCTTCTGCCGCCCCGTGCTCGACCGCCTGCCGCGTGACGGCACGCTGATCGTGATCGACACCAACCCGCTGTTCATCGACTATCTGAAGCGCACCATCGGCGACAGCCGCTTTATCGCGGTGCACGGATCGGCAGAGGATGTGGAGGAGATCATCCGCGCGCACGGCCACGAACAGGCGGATTACGTGCTTTCGGGCCTGCCCTTCTCGACCCTGCCCGATGGTGTCGGCCCGCGCATCGCGGCGGCGACCGCACGAGCGGTGCGTCCGGGCGGGGCCTTCCTCACCTACCAGTTCAGCAAGTCGGCGCGGCACCTCACCGCGCAGCATTTCGATCGGGTGGATGACGGGTTCGAGCTGCTCAACATCCTCCCCTGCCGCCTTGCCTGGGGTTGGAAGGCTGAGGGTCAGAAGGTCGAGGCCTAA